One region of Exiguobacterium acetylicum genomic DNA includes:
- a CDS encoding 1,4-alpha-glucan branching protein domain-containing protein, which produces MRKGYFSLVLHAHLPYIRHEEAHRLEERWMYEAISETYIPLLWEVDRLSRPLGWTVSISPPVIEMLADPLIQERYIEHIEDTLRLIRQELKRELAQKERDALLFYQDRYQDLLNTFLHWEKDLNRAFRHYKEQGYLDLITCTATHGFSPHMLSEQAARSEIQTGLNCFERHYGFRPTGLWMPECAYTPGLDRILYEEGIRYTFVDEHSILNADPSPKHGIGAPVYSPHGVALFPRDQIISGKIWSSAIGYPGHPDYREFYRDLAYDREWDQIAEFMHPEGLRYDTGLKLHRVTGETDQKDYYVRDWAWQRTSEHAADFAQALGEHLDAHQGQDFPPFLVTAPFDAELFGHWWFEGPDFLGKAMERLEDQGIESISPAIFLERHFQDIDTAHVAMGTWGRKGYAEVWINERNDWMIRHLHQLEKRLAGIVARNRHQDALTVKAKRQLIREYLLAVSSDWPFILDGQTTAQYAANRFREHILRFEETERRLDAEELTVEWLDDRYREYPFLQDSDIEPDVFLTAHDYYVAVKREKSWNTDAILLFVRQYDASDRPASELARRLAAAGENVYVVTEHPEAYRFEEGVHVYGVQVTGLPLVQTYNQLAALNLAFLRQAQALSKIVDFAVIHNFNMETASAAQAIAKIKELPLVSNVYDVESERSPDRSGGLVVALKRLEGDALRQSAVVYLEREESRHGVEQEYHVEKKPLRFEENLEKPYQHVTNPKKNG; this is translated from the coding sequence ATGCGAAAAGGATATTTTTCACTCGTCTTACATGCACATTTACCATATATCCGTCATGAAGAGGCACATCGTCTAGAAGAGCGGTGGATGTATGAAGCGATTTCAGAAACCTACATCCCATTATTGTGGGAGGTCGATCGCTTATCACGTCCGCTCGGCTGGACGGTCAGCATTTCACCACCCGTCATCGAGATGCTTGCCGATCCATTGATTCAAGAGCGGTATATCGAGCATATCGAGGATACGTTACGTTTGATTCGCCAGGAACTAAAACGAGAGCTTGCTCAAAAGGAACGAGATGCGCTTCTTTTCTATCAAGACCGTTATCAAGACTTATTGAATACGTTCCTTCACTGGGAAAAAGATTTGAACCGCGCATTCCGTCATTACAAGGAGCAAGGTTATCTTGATTTGATTACGTGTACGGCGACGCACGGATTCAGTCCGCACATGTTGTCCGAACAAGCGGCACGTTCTGAAATTCAGACAGGATTGAACTGTTTTGAACGTCATTACGGATTCCGTCCAACTGGTCTTTGGATGCCAGAGTGTGCGTATACGCCAGGACTTGACCGTATTTTGTACGAAGAGGGTATTCGTTATACATTCGTTGACGAACATTCAATCTTAAACGCGGATCCGTCACCGAAACACGGAATCGGAGCACCTGTCTATTCGCCGCACGGTGTGGCACTCTTCCCCCGTGATCAAATCATTTCCGGGAAGATTTGGAGCTCTGCCATCGGATACCCGGGTCATCCGGATTACCGTGAGTTTTATCGTGACCTTGCGTACGATCGAGAGTGGGATCAAATCGCTGAGTTCATGCACCCAGAAGGACTACGTTATGATACAGGATTGAAATTGCATCGCGTAACAGGAGAAACGGATCAAAAAGACTATTATGTCCGTGATTGGGCATGGCAACGGACAAGTGAGCACGCAGCAGACTTCGCACAAGCACTCGGTGAACATTTAGATGCGCATCAAGGACAAGACTTCCCACCATTCCTTGTCACAGCACCATTTGATGCCGAATTGTTCGGTCACTGGTGGTTTGAAGGTCCCGACTTCCTCGGTAAAGCGATGGAACGTTTAGAAGATCAAGGAATTGAGTCGATTTCACCGGCAATCTTCCTCGAACGTCACTTCCAAGACATCGACACGGCACACGTCGCGATGGGAACGTGGGGACGAAAAGGCTACGCGGAAGTCTGGATCAATGAACGGAATGACTGGATGATTCGTCATCTCCATCAACTTGAGAAGAGACTAGCAGGTATCGTAGCCCGAAATCGTCATCAAGATGCATTGACTGTCAAAGCGAAGCGTCAACTCATTCGAGAATACCTCCTCGCTGTCTCGAGCGACTGGCCGTTCATCCTCGATGGACAGACGACAGCGCAATATGCTGCGAATCGTTTCCGTGAGCACATCCTACGTTTTGAAGAAACTGAGCGTCGCCTGGATGCTGAGGAGCTGACGGTGGAATGGTTGGATGATCGATATCGCGAATATCCTTTCCTTCAAGATTCAGATATTGAACCGGATGTCTTCTTGACGGCACATGATTACTACGTGGCAGTGAAGCGTGAGAAATCTTGGAATACGGATGCCATCTTGTTATTCGTCCGACAATATGATGCGTCAGACCGGCCAGCTTCGGAGCTCGCTCGACGACTTGCTGCTGCTGGTGAGAACGTCTATGTCGTCACGGAACATCCGGAAGCGTATCGATTTGAAGAAGGTGTTCACGTTTACGGAGTGCAAGTGACGGGTCTACCGCTGGTTCAGACCTATAACCAACTGGCGGCACTAAATTTAGCCTTCTTACGCCAAGCGCAAGCCTTGAGTAAGATCGTTGATTTCGCAGTCATTCACAACTTCAACATGGAAACCGCATCAGCTGCCCAAGCTATCGCGAAGATCAAAGAGTTGCCACTCGTCAGTAACGTCTACGATGTCGAAAGTGAGCGTTCTCCTGATCGTTCAGGTGGTTTGGTCGTTGCCTTAAAACGACTTGAAGGAGATGCGTTGCGCCAATCAGCGGTCGTTTATCTAGAACGAGAAGAGTCACGTCACGGGGTGGAACAAGAGTATCACGTCGAAAAGAAGCCACTGCGTTTTGAAGAGAACCTTGAAAAACCATATCAACACGTGACGAATCCGAAAAAGAACGGATGA
- the rpmG gene encoding 50S ribosomal protein L33 has translation MRVKITLACTETGDRTYITKKNKRNNPERLELKKYNPRLRKHTLHREVK, from the coding sequence ATGCGCGTTAAAATCACATTAGCTTGCACTGAAACTGGTGACCGTACTTATATCACTAAAAAGAACAAGCGTAACAACCCAGAGCGTCTTGAGTTGAAGAAATACAACCCACGTCTCCGTAAGCACACACTTCACCGTGAAGTGAAATAA
- a CDS encoding 5-formyltetrahydrofolate cyclo-ligase, which produces MNKQEVRRLIKERLDVMENRAEKERLIHEHVLLLPEWQQATCVAITLAFRNECDTRMLIEQAWQEGKTVLIPKVVGDEMVFYEHGPEDQLQANQMGIAEPTASARRASLAQAELCLVPGRAYRRDGYRLGWGGGYYDRALVTYAGRKVSIAFSEQLLSDFEVEAFDIPVDLIVTDLEVIRC; this is translated from the coding sequence ATGAATAAACAAGAAGTACGCCGTCTGATCAAAGAACGACTCGATGTGATGGAGAACCGTGCGGAGAAGGAACGATTGATTCACGAACATGTTTTGTTGTTACCTGAGTGGCAACAAGCGACCTGTGTCGCGATCACATTAGCTTTTCGAAATGAATGTGATACAAGAATGCTGATTGAACAGGCGTGGCAAGAGGGCAAGACGGTCTTGATACCAAAAGTAGTGGGAGACGAGATGGTCTTTTATGAACATGGACCAGAAGATCAACTGCAAGCAAATCAGATGGGGATTGCTGAACCGACCGCTTCAGCACGTCGGGCTTCACTTGCTCAAGCAGAGCTTTGTCTCGTTCCGGGTCGCGCCTATCGACGGGACGGATATCGTTTAGGGTGGGGAGGAGGCTATTACGATCGTGCACTCGTGACCTATGCAGGACGTAAAGTATCGATTGCCTTTTCTGAACAACTTCTTTCCGATTTTGAAGTCGAAGCCTTTGATATCCCAGTTGACTTGATCGTCACTGACTTAGAGGTCATCCGATGTTGA
- a CDS encoding DUF92 domain-containing protein — MLSATILFCLLLAWTGRSFRLLTTSGAIMTLLVGSGVSFGFSWQGLVVLLLFFGSSSLLSKVGRSRKQSVDSIVEKDGARDGWQVLANGGVAFVAALAYAMTMDFAYLLLFLFVIAASNADTWASEIGPLSKRDPWSLKTLRRVPAGTSGAMSLIGTVGTIVGAAFIAIAAHWIFSLSLRDVLLVTSIGVLGSLLDTLFGAVGQRVYRCTVCGEYTEKREHHGQPTAYVSGIRFLGNDAVNVLTSGLASGIGFIIVRFW, encoded by the coding sequence ATGTTGAGTGCTACCATTTTGTTTTGTCTATTGCTTGCTTGGACCGGACGATCTTTTCGTTTATTGACGACAAGTGGTGCGATCATGACCCTGCTCGTCGGTAGTGGTGTCTCATTCGGATTTAGTTGGCAAGGATTAGTAGTACTTTTGCTCTTCTTTGGTAGCTCGAGCTTGTTATCGAAGGTCGGACGGTCCAGAAAACAATCGGTCGATTCCATCGTTGAGAAAGACGGCGCGCGTGACGGATGGCAGGTCCTTGCGAATGGAGGGGTAGCGTTTGTTGCTGCTTTAGCGTATGCCATGACGATGGATTTTGCGTATCTCTTGTTATTTCTATTCGTCATCGCAGCATCGAATGCTGATACGTGGGCATCCGAAATCGGACCGCTCTCAAAACGTGATCCATGGTCTCTCAAAACGTTACGACGGGTACCAGCAGGAACGAGTGGAGCGATGTCGCTGATTGGGACGGTCGGTACGATCGTAGGAGCTGCGTTCATCGCGATAGCAGCGCATTGGATATTTTCTCTTTCTTTAAGGGACGTCTTACTCGTAACAAGCATCGGTGTACTCGGGAGTCTGCTGGATACACTATTTGGAGCAGTAGGGCAACGTGTTTACCGATGTACGGTTTGTGGAGAATACACGGAAAAGCGAGAGCACCATGGTCAACCGACCGCTTATGTTTCGGGCATTCGATTTTTAGGGAATGATGCTGTCAATGTCTTAACGAGCGGTTTGGCAAGTGGAATCGGGTTTATCATCGTTCGATTCTGGTAA
- a CDS encoding L-lactate dehydrogenase, with protein sequence MELHAKVTRVALIGAGAVGSSFAYQMSTAGLCEELVIIDVNKAKAEGEAMDLNHGTPFSSSPMRIWAGDYADCREAEVVVITAGAPQKPGETRLDLVAKNALIMKEMIRQIMDSGFDGIIVVASNPVDIMAHLAWKYSGLPKSRVFGSGTVLDTARLRQMLGEYFHIDSRNAHAYILGEHGDTEFAAWSNSRIYGKTIDELLAEDDRYSQADLDQIYINVRDAAYHIIERKGATYYAIGLGLVRIVRAILGNENCLLTVGAHVDGQYGISGIHIGVPAIINRQGVREIIEVSLTEEELKKFHHSADVLRQTLEPVLQG encoded by the coding sequence ATGGAATTACATGCGAAAGTGACACGGGTAGCCCTCATTGGAGCTGGTGCAGTCGGTTCAAGCTTTGCCTATCAGATGTCAACAGCTGGACTTTGTGAAGAACTTGTCATCATTGATGTCAACAAAGCCAAAGCAGAGGGCGAGGCAATGGACTTAAACCACGGAACACCATTTAGCTCTTCACCGATGCGAATATGGGCTGGTGACTACGCGGACTGCCGCGAAGCGGAAGTCGTCGTCATCACGGCAGGCGCTCCACAAAAACCAGGTGAGACAAGACTCGATCTCGTTGCAAAGAATGCCTTGATCATGAAAGAAATGATTCGTCAAATCATGGATTCTGGTTTTGATGGGATCATCGTTGTGGCTTCCAATCCGGTTGATATCATGGCGCATCTTGCCTGGAAATATTCTGGTCTTCCGAAATCCCGCGTATTTGGATCAGGAACGGTGCTGGATACAGCACGTCTGCGTCAAATGCTTGGAGAATACTTTCACATTGATTCCCGAAATGCCCATGCCTATATTCTTGGCGAACATGGTGACACGGAATTTGCAGCCTGGAGTAACAGCCGCATTTATGGAAAAACGATTGATGAACTACTTGCTGAAGACGATCGTTATTCTCAAGCAGATCTTGATCAAATCTACATCAACGTCCGAGATGCTGCTTATCATATCATCGAGCGCAAAGGGGCAACCTACTATGCGATTGGGCTTGGACTCGTTCGGATCGTTCGTGCCATCCTCGGAAATGAGAACTGTCTATTGACGGTCGGCGCCCATGTCGATGGGCAGTACGGCATTTCTGGTATCCATATTGGAGTTCCCGCCATCATCAATCGTCAAGGTGTGCGTGAAATCATTGAAGTTTCATTGACGGAAGAAGAGTTGAAGAAATTCCATCATTCTGCTGATGTATTACGTCAGACGCTTGAACCCGTCTTGCAAGGATAA